From the genome of Actinacidiphila yeochonensis CN732, one region includes:
- a CDS encoding bifunctional DNA primase/polymerase gives MDNTIAVPKRLGGGGRLLDEAVRYAEEQHWEVLAGAWLEPGPEGTSACSCASPACPAPGAHPAGPEWAAEVCCGTAAVRRAWGRHPRASLLLPTGRTFDAIEVPESAGFHALARLERMGLPTSPAISSPARRMAFLVLLGAGAKTAALLDRMGWPTASLGLTVRGPGEWVVAPPTRVQGGCAQWARHPCSTDPWLPDCEEVLGPLAYACGREASDARSASAGHRPKAAGSRERTVARAGAGKTVGAGTAVGAGTAGRVRTAAG, from the coding sequence ATGGACAACACCATCGCGGTTCCGAAGCGACTCGGTGGCGGCGGCCGGCTTCTCGACGAGGCGGTCCGCTACGCGGAAGAGCAGCACTGGGAGGTGCTCGCCGGGGCGTGGCTCGAACCGGGACCCGAGGGCACGTCCGCCTGCTCATGCGCCTCACCCGCGTGCCCGGCCCCGGGCGCCCACCCCGCCGGTCCCGAGTGGGCCGCCGAGGTGTGCTGCGGCACGGCGGCGGTACGGCGGGCGTGGGGGCGCCATCCGCGGGCGTCGCTGCTGCTTCCCACGGGGCGCACCTTCGACGCGATCGAGGTGCCGGAGAGCGCGGGCTTCCACGCGCTGGCCCGCCTGGAGCGCATGGGGCTGCCGACAAGTCCGGCGATCTCCTCCCCGGCCCGGCGCATGGCGTTCCTCGTCCTGCTCGGGGCCGGCGCGAAGACGGCCGCGCTGCTGGACAGGATGGGCTGGCCGACCGCCTCACTGGGCCTGACGGTTCGCGGTCCGGGCGAGTGGGTGGTGGCACCGCCGACCCGCGTCCAGGGCGGCTGCGCGCAGTGGGCCAGGCACCCGTGCTCCACCGACCCGTGGCTGCCGGACTGCGAGGAGGTGCTGGGGCCACTGGCGTACGCGTGCGGGCGGGAGGCGTCCGACGCGCGATCCGCGTCCGCGGGCCACCGCCCGAAAGCGGCGGGCAGTCGTGAGCGCACCGTGGCGCGAGCGGGGGCGGGGAAGACCGTGGGGGCGGGGACAGCGGTGGGGGCGGGGACGGCCGGGCGGGTGAGGACGGCCGCCGGCTGA
- a CDS encoding BTAD domain-containing putative transcriptional regulator translates to MARTGATGHNRTRAGGAASTPPRRRRTPGDILRAFAAFVALLVLVVGVPAALVHFIGSPFPHHVDSDVLQQPITSETFVNTLAVVVWLAWAQFTACVLVEAKAAVSGVGMPTRVPASGPSQMLARQLVAALLLIGVSTAGLVPGLSQLGQTHQPLDQARGGIAATAQQTPGQHGPVRQAAARQQGPSQTSTAHSAAARTTQQATKFYRISPPEGRHHDSLWEIAQRHLGDGRRYKEIYELNKDRVQPDGSRLSQASLIRPGWVMEMPADAHGGELVEMPVASPHTAPDIEHYAQHGGAKDTAHEGAHAATATPAVEQRGGGSGQAGGSGGGQQGGGQQGGGQQGGGAATEQVHSASQGSSHGFDLSEALIAAPLLAAGLLAALGRRRRAALWQSLSAGALRTPRTPTGPQAEVVDALRIGADQDAVAFLDRALRSLSAKLAADGRHLPTVYAAWLTDSTLHLQLAWPEGQPPAPWTPGQDEAFWQLERRDLPQDADTTTAAPFPGLVVLGTLDEARLLINLEAVPGIVSLAGGAADREAVLSSVAAELATNGWSDRMTVTLVGFAEDLTALAPDRVRHIASVAEAVETMAAETAQRAAALRAAGQDSVLTGRTGQAQHTQWTPHLVLLAAEPAEAEAQRLAELAADAGRLGIGYLAAVGRGDLPGAAWELEITPDGRLLAPLLGLEMKAQLLPRAQYEAVLGLFAEAAGGDGPGPDAPPFLVDLSDQGRPGVYARMLGRFEVVGVEEPEAERSQLLHEALALLLLHREGVHPRVLASALWPRGVTEDVREALIARLRTWIGTDPDGGERLQLDPAGRIVLASSVVSDWDVLQTLHHEASEGEAAGDPAVRRRLLTDALSLARGRLLEDRAPGRYGWLNHEIVDAQHPVIVAEIALALSGLHLEARKPKAAVAAIETAMAVAPDDERLWLAYLRANHAIGDPARLEAAAHSLIERASSASAPGRGLPPRVEALLDELLPSWRGSVAN, encoded by the coding sequence ATGGCACGCACCGGCGCCACGGGACACAACCGCACGCGGGCGGGCGGCGCGGCATCCACGCCGCCCCGCCGGCGCCGGACACCCGGCGACATCCTCCGGGCCTTCGCGGCGTTCGTCGCGCTGCTGGTGCTGGTGGTGGGTGTGCCGGCGGCGCTGGTGCACTTCATCGGCTCGCCCTTCCCCCACCACGTCGACTCCGACGTGCTGCAGCAGCCCATCACCTCCGAGACGTTCGTCAACACCCTCGCGGTGGTGGTGTGGCTGGCCTGGGCGCAGTTCACCGCTTGCGTGCTGGTGGAGGCCAAGGCGGCGGTCTCCGGCGTGGGCATGCCGACCCGGGTGCCGGCGTCGGGACCAAGCCAGATGCTGGCACGGCAACTGGTCGCCGCACTGCTGCTGATCGGGGTGAGCACGGCGGGCCTGGTCCCCGGACTCTCCCAGCTCGGCCAGACCCACCAGCCGCTGGACCAGGCCCGGGGCGGGATCGCGGCCACCGCCCAGCAGACGCCGGGACAGCACGGACCCGTCCGCCAGGCCGCGGCGCGGCAGCAGGGGCCGTCGCAGACGTCCACCGCGCACAGCGCCGCTGCCCGCACCACCCAGCAGGCGACCAAGTTCTACCGGATCAGCCCGCCCGAGGGGCGGCACCACGACTCGCTCTGGGAGATAGCGCAGCGGCACCTCGGCGACGGCCGCCGCTACAAGGAGATCTACGAACTCAACAAGGACCGCGTCCAGCCCGACGGTTCACGACTCTCCCAGGCCAGCCTCATCCGTCCCGGGTGGGTGATGGAGATGCCGGCCGACGCGCACGGCGGCGAACTCGTCGAGATGCCGGTCGCCTCCCCGCACACCGCCCCGGACATCGAGCACTACGCCCAGCACGGCGGCGCCAAGGACACCGCGCACGAGGGCGCCCACGCGGCCACCGCGACGCCCGCCGTGGAACAGCGGGGCGGCGGCTCGGGCCAGGCCGGCGGTTCGGGCGGCGGACAGCAGGGCGGGGGACAGCAGGGCGGGGGACAGCAGGGCGGCGGGGCCGCCACCGAGCAGGTCCACTCCGCCTCCCAGGGCTCCTCCCATGGCTTCGACCTGTCCGAGGCGCTGATCGCCGCGCCGCTGCTCGCGGCCGGACTGCTCGCCGCCCTGGGACGGCGGCGCCGCGCCGCGCTGTGGCAGTCGCTGTCCGCGGGGGCGCTGCGCACGCCCCGGACGCCGACCGGTCCGCAGGCCGAGGTCGTGGACGCGCTGCGCATCGGCGCCGACCAGGACGCCGTCGCCTTCCTCGACCGGGCACTGCGCTCGCTCTCCGCCAAGCTCGCCGCCGACGGCCGGCACCTGCCCACCGTCTACGCCGCCTGGCTCACGGACAGCACCCTGCACCTCCAACTGGCCTGGCCGGAAGGGCAGCCCCCGGCGCCGTGGACTCCCGGGCAGGACGAGGCCTTCTGGCAGCTGGAACGGCGCGACCTGCCCCAGGACGCCGACACCACCACCGCAGCGCCCTTCCCCGGCCTGGTCGTCCTCGGCACCCTGGACGAGGCACGGCTGCTGATCAACCTCGAAGCCGTGCCCGGGATCGTGTCCCTGGCAGGCGGCGCGGCCGACCGTGAGGCGGTCCTCTCCTCGGTCGCCGCCGAACTCGCCACCAACGGCTGGTCCGACCGGATGACCGTCACCCTCGTCGGCTTCGCCGAGGACCTGACCGCGCTCGCCCCCGACCGCGTCCGCCACATCGCCTCGGTCGCCGAGGCCGTCGAGACGATGGCCGCTGAGACCGCGCAGCGCGCCGCCGCGCTGCGTGCCGCCGGCCAGGACAGCGTCCTGACCGGGCGCACCGGCCAGGCCCAGCACACCCAGTGGACGCCGCACCTGGTGCTGCTGGCCGCCGAACCCGCCGAGGCCGAGGCGCAGCGGCTGGCCGAACTCGCCGCCGACGCCGGGCGGCTCGGCATCGGCTACCTGGCCGCCGTCGGCCGCGGCGACCTGCCCGGCGCCGCCTGGGAGCTGGAGATCACCCCCGACGGCCGGTTGCTCGCGCCGCTGCTGGGCTTGGAGATGAAGGCCCAACTACTGCCCCGCGCCCAGTACGAGGCCGTCCTCGGACTGTTCGCCGAGGCAGCCGGCGGTGACGGCCCGGGCCCGGACGCGCCGCCCTTCCTGGTGGACCTCTCCGACCAGGGCCGCCCCGGCGTGTACGCCCGCATGCTGGGACGGTTCGAGGTCGTCGGTGTCGAGGAGCCCGAGGCCGAGCGCAGCCAACTGCTCCACGAGGCACTGGCCCTGCTCCTCCTGCACCGCGAGGGCGTGCACCCCCGGGTACTGGCCTCCGCGCTCTGGCCCCGCGGTGTCACCGAGGACGTGCGCGAGGCGCTGATCGCCCGGCTGCGCACCTGGATCGGCACCGACCCCGACGGGGGCGAGCGGCTCCAGCTCGACCCGGCCGGACGGATCGTGCTGGCCTCGTCCGTGGTCTCGGACTGGGACGTGCTCCAGACCCTCCACCACGAGGCCAGCGAGGGAGAGGCGGCCGGAGACCCCGCGGTGCGGCGCAGGCTCCTCACCGACGCCCTGTCGCTGGCCCGAGGCCGCCTCCTGGAGGACCGCGCCCCCGGACGCTACGGCTGGCTCAACCACGAGATCGTCGATGCGCAGCACCCCGTAATCGTGGCGGAGATCGCCCTCGCGCTCTCCGGGCTCCACCTGGAGGCCCGCAAGCCCAAGGCCGCGGTCGCCGCGATCGAGACCGCCATGGCCGTCGCCCCCGACGACGAGCGCCTGTGGCTCGCCTACCTGCGGGCCAACCACGCCATCGGCGACCCGGCCCGGCTCGAAGCTGCCGCCCACTCCCTCATCGAGCGCGCCAGCTCCGCCAGCGCGCCCGGTCGCGGCCTGCCACCCCGGGTCGAGGCCCTTCTCGACGAACTCCTCCCTTCCTGGCGCGGCTCCGTCGCCAACTGA
- a CDS encoding pilus assembly protein TadG-related protein: protein MENVVAADPRRYGALRRNGTRVRLRIGEAVAGRVRAARGDRGSGAAAVLIFALVFMALAAFVVDGGLSIAKRERAADIAEQAARYAAQDIDVNALRNAPAGTQPEIHYQDCTARVRQFARSVKLSARDTRGSHCTLATARRVEVSVQLTYTPALTGFFYKKQLTVHGTAAAESITGPAG from the coding sequence ATGGAGAACGTCGTGGCGGCGGACCCCCGCCGGTACGGAGCCCTGCGCCGGAACGGCACGCGGGTGCGCCTGCGGATCGGCGAGGCGGTGGCCGGCCGGGTGCGTGCGGCACGGGGCGACCGGGGCTCGGGCGCGGCGGCCGTGCTGATCTTCGCCCTCGTCTTCATGGCGCTGGCCGCCTTCGTCGTCGACGGCGGTCTGTCGATCGCCAAACGGGAGCGCGCCGCCGACATCGCCGAGCAGGCGGCCCGTTACGCGGCCCAGGACATCGACGTCAACGCGCTGCGCAACGCCCCCGCCGGCACCCAGCCGGAGATCCACTACCAGGACTGCACCGCGCGGGTGCGGCAGTTCGCGCGATCGGTGAAACTCTCGGCGCGGGACACCCGGGGCTCCCACTGCACGCTGGCGACCGCCCGCCGGGTGGAGGTCAGCGTGCAGCTCACGTACACACCCGCGCTCACCGGGTTCTTCTACAAGAAGCAGTTGACCGTGCACGGCACCGCCGCCGCCGAGTCGATCACCGGCCCGGCCGGCTGA
- a CDS encoding TadE/TadG family type IV pilus assembly protein produces MPWSAEPVAAPGRADGGVSTIEVVILAPLIIFFILLLVAFGQLVDGRGAVDGAARDAARAGSIQRDRSVAEAQAVDTARADLAGKCEGNPDVRAVGDTSFQPDTLFSIQVTCKVRGMDLLGVPITKTVTSTATSPLDPFRRAVAD; encoded by the coding sequence CTGCCATGGAGCGCGGAGCCGGTGGCCGCCCCGGGGCGTGCGGACGGCGGGGTGTCGACGATCGAGGTGGTCATCCTCGCCCCGCTGATCATCTTCTTCATCCTGCTGCTCGTCGCCTTCGGCCAACTCGTCGACGGTCGCGGCGCGGTGGACGGCGCGGCCCGCGACGCGGCCCGGGCCGGCTCTATCCAGCGGGACCGCAGCGTCGCGGAGGCGCAGGCGGTCGACACCGCCCGGGCCGACCTGGCGGGGAAGTGCGAGGGCAACCCCGACGTCCGCGCGGTCGGGGACACCAGCTTCCAGCCGGACACCCTCTTCAGCATCCAGGTGACCTGCAAGGTACGCGGCATGGACCTGCTGGGCGTGCCCATCACCAAGACGGTCACGTCGACGGCGACCTCGCCGCTCGACCCGTTCCGGCGGGCGGTGGCGGACTGA
- a CDS encoding TadE/TadG family type IV pilus assembly protein produces the protein MGRTSAALRRAVRRRIEAAHGDSGVGSRGAGTGRGHADAIPGGDRGMTAIEFVFLTPVIFFMIFATVQFSLFYFAEHVAQAAARAGARKARDEAATNQDWSGDAHDAATSYIQQLGPDLLIGPRVSASRTKGRADSVGVRVRAGVPSVFPLPGVKFHVDEVSEGPIECFVPDGGKVGQCE, from the coding sequence ATGGGACGGACCAGCGCCGCGCTACGGCGGGCCGTGCGGCGCCGGATCGAGGCCGCGCACGGCGACAGCGGTGTGGGCAGCCGCGGGGCCGGGACCGGTCGCGGGCACGCTGACGCGATTCCGGGCGGCGACCGCGGCATGACGGCGATCGAGTTCGTGTTCCTCACGCCGGTGATCTTCTTCATGATCTTCGCCACCGTGCAGTTCTCGCTGTTCTACTTCGCCGAGCACGTCGCGCAGGCCGCGGCTCGGGCAGGTGCCCGCAAGGCGCGCGACGAGGCGGCCACCAACCAGGACTGGTCCGGTGACGCGCACGACGCCGCCACGTCCTACATCCAGCAGCTCGGCCCCGACCTGCTGATCGGGCCCCGGGTGTCGGCCTCGCGGACCAAGGGGAGGGCCGACTCGGTGGGGGTGCGGGTGCGGGCCGGGGTGCCGTCCGTCTTCCCGCTGCCCGGAGTGAAGTTCCACGTGGACGAGGTGTCGGAGGGCCCGATCGAGTGCTTCGTGCCTGACGGGGGGAAGGTCGGCCAGTGCGAGTGA
- a CDS encoding Flp family type IVb pilin — MNRLKSFEANDPTLQFVVAYLRGRVERARSQELSRGASAVEWVVISAIVVTIVAAVGFIITNALKDKAGSVKSCIDSANGSSNC; from the coding sequence ATGAACCGTCTGAAGAGCTTCGAGGCCAACGATCCGACCCTCCAGTTCGTCGTCGCCTACCTGCGCGGACGCGTCGAACGGGCCCGCAGCCAGGAGCTGTCCCGCGGCGCCTCGGCCGTCGAGTGGGTGGTGATCTCCGCCATCGTCGTGACGATCGTCGCGGCCGTCGGCTTCATCATCACCAACGCCCTCAAGGACAAGGCCGGGAGCGTCAAGAGCTGCATCGACAGCGCGAACGGCAGCAGCAACTGCTGA
- a CDS encoding type II secretion system F family protein, translating into MNTILFACLVGGIAGLGVFALIRALTPGRRSALSTVAEIDALRAASAASTTSKAGEADGWRDRLGRRVAQFYLQQGWELRSLRADLAVLERGWEGFLATKLLLGAVGLVFGPFLFVAVSVLGFGLSPIIPVWLALVVGGLFFLLPDVEVRRDAARKRKDLRRVIGAYLDLVAMNLAGGRGLPEALMAAAEVSDGWALMRIRNCLADARITGISQWVALGRLGDELGIEELQDLGVTLGLVADDGAKIRDSLGSRAETMRHRELAEIEGEAGEQSQSMLVAQLLLAAGFLVFLMYPAAMRVFEV; encoded by the coding sequence ATGAACACCATCCTCTTCGCCTGCCTGGTCGGCGGCATCGCGGGACTCGGCGTCTTCGCCCTGATCCGCGCCCTGACGCCGGGCCGCCGCAGCGCGCTGTCCACCGTCGCGGAGATCGACGCCCTGCGCGCCGCCTCCGCCGCCAGCACCACGAGCAAGGCCGGCGAGGCCGACGGCTGGCGCGACCGGCTGGGCCGCCGGGTGGCGCAGTTCTACCTCCAGCAGGGCTGGGAGCTGCGCTCGCTCCGGGCCGACCTCGCCGTACTGGAACGCGGCTGGGAGGGGTTCCTCGCGACCAAGCTGCTGCTGGGCGCGGTCGGCCTGGTCTTCGGGCCGTTCCTCTTCGTCGCCGTGTCCGTGCTCGGCTTCGGACTCAGCCCGATCATCCCGGTCTGGCTGGCGCTGGTCGTCGGCGGACTCTTCTTCCTGCTGCCCGACGTCGAGGTCCGCCGGGACGCGGCGCGCAAGCGCAAGGACCTGCGCCGGGTCATCGGCGCCTACCTCGACCTGGTCGCCATGAACCTCGCCGGAGGACGCGGCCTGCCCGAGGCGCTGATGGCCGCCGCCGAGGTCAGCGACGGCTGGGCGCTGATGCGCATCCGCAACTGCCTGGCCGACGCCCGCATCACCGGCATCAGCCAGTGGGTCGCCCTCGGCCGGCTGGGAGACGAGCTCGGCATCGAGGAGTTGCAGGACCTCGGCGTCACCCTCGGCCTGGTGGCCGACGACGGCGCCAAGATCCGGGACTCGCTGGGCTCGCGCGCCGAGACGATGCGCCACCGTGAACTCGCCGAGATCGAGGGAGAGGCAGGCGAGCAGTCGCAGTCCATGCTCGTGGCGCAGCTGCTGCTGGCGGCAGGCTTCCTGGTCTTCCTTATGTACCCGGCAGCGATGCGCGTGTTCGAGGTCTGA
- a CDS encoding type II secretion system F family protein, producing the protein MTGIFSLSVLYGLLAGVAAGGGVALLVAAIRGWAPKPAKAGQPAGERASELARFLTQRGSLAVVVGLVVLGLTRWVVLGGATALLVFCWDRLFGGAAEERAAMKRVEALAGWTESLRDTIAGAVGLEQAIPASARAASPALRGHLESLVDRLRARWTLPDALQMLADEINDASADIIVAALILNARLRGPGLREVLGALAKSAREEVDMRQRVLAQRASTRRSVQIVVVVSAAFVLGLAIFNRGFVKPYGTAVGQLVLGVVCLLFAAGFWWLRKLSKIETPDRFLVHAPERAARSGAAAFGAGPTGPGTGPGTASGTGRHAAGPAGPAYPQQTVPGYTAQGHQAVPGQHVQGYPATPGQGAGR; encoded by the coding sequence ATGACCGGGATCTTCTCGCTGTCCGTGCTGTACGGACTGCTGGCCGGAGTGGCCGCGGGCGGCGGCGTCGCGCTGCTGGTCGCCGCGATCCGCGGCTGGGCGCCCAAACCGGCCAAGGCAGGGCAGCCCGCCGGCGAACGGGCCTCCGAACTCGCCCGCTTCCTCACCCAGCGCGGCTCGCTCGCGGTCGTCGTCGGGCTGGTGGTGCTCGGCCTGACCCGCTGGGTCGTGCTCGGCGGGGCCACCGCGCTGCTGGTCTTCTGCTGGGACCGCCTCTTCGGCGGCGCGGCGGAGGAGCGGGCGGCGATGAAGCGGGTGGAGGCACTGGCCGGCTGGACGGAGTCGCTGCGCGACACCATCGCCGGCGCCGTCGGCCTCGAACAGGCCATCCCCGCCTCCGCGCGGGCCGCGTCCCCCGCACTGCGGGGGCACCTGGAGTCCCTGGTGGACCGGCTGCGGGCGCGCTGGACGCTGCCCGACGCGCTCCAGATGCTCGCCGACGAGATCAACGACGCCTCCGCCGACATCATCGTGGCCGCGCTCATCCTCAACGCCCGGCTGCGCGGCCCCGGCCTGCGCGAGGTGCTGGGCGCGCTGGCCAAGTCGGCCCGCGAGGAGGTCGACATGCGCCAGCGGGTGCTCGCCCAGCGCGCCAGCACCCGGCGCAGCGTGCAGATCGTGGTCGTCGTCTCCGCCGCGTTCGTGCTGGGCCTGGCCATCTTCAACCGCGGCTTCGTCAAGCCGTACGGCACCGCCGTCGGGCAACTCGTGCTCGGCGTGGTGTGCCTGCTCTTCGCCGCCGGGTTCTGGTGGCTGCGCAAGCTGTCCAAGATCGAGACCCCGGACCGGTTCCTGGTGCACGCCCCCGAGCGGGCGGCGCGCAGCGGCGCTGCGGCGTTCGGCGCCGGGCCGACCGGTCCGGGCACGGGTCCGGGCACGGCTTCCGGTACGGGGCGGCACGCCGCGGGGCCGGCCGGACCGGCGTACCCGCAGCAGACCGTGCCGGGCTACACCGCGCAGGGCCACCAGGCCGTGCCGGGCCAACACGTTCAGGGTTACCCGGCGACGCCGGGGCAGGGGGCGGGCCGATGA
- a CDS encoding CpaF family protein — protein sequence MSEVDHQLVKRFRQEAGDRIAEQRRSDQVENRMAMSPEDERHFARAIIAQILEDYARSEISTGRTPPDAQAEEAYAAAVHAALFGVGRLQPLLDDPEVENIDINGCDQVFIGYSDGREVPGEPVAETDEELVELIQVLGAYSGLSSRPFDTANPQLDLRLPDGSRLSAVMDVTRRPALSIRRARLGKVFLADLVGNYTVTPEIGSFLAAAVLARKNMMIAGATNAGKTTLLRALANVIPPHERLITVERALELGLDQFPELHPNVVAFEERLPNSEGLGAISMAELVRRSLRMNPSRVIVGEVLGDEIVTMLNAMSQGNDGSLSTIHANGSAEVFNRISTYALQARERLPVEASQMLVAGAVDFVIFVERRNDYQRGGSLRRHVTSIREVNGVDGRVLSSEIFADTGDGVALPHAPIACLDELLAHGYQPTGVWR from the coding sequence ATGAGCGAGGTGGACCACCAGCTGGTCAAGCGGTTCCGCCAGGAGGCGGGCGACCGCATCGCCGAGCAGCGGCGGTCGGACCAGGTCGAGAACCGCATGGCGATGTCGCCCGAGGACGAGCGGCACTTCGCGCGGGCGATCATCGCGCAGATCCTGGAGGACTACGCCCGCTCGGAGATCTCCACCGGCCGCACCCCGCCGGACGCGCAGGCCGAGGAGGCCTACGCCGCCGCGGTGCACGCCGCGCTCTTCGGCGTGGGACGGCTCCAGCCGCTGCTGGACGACCCCGAGGTCGAGAACATCGACATCAACGGCTGCGACCAGGTCTTCATCGGCTACTCCGACGGCCGCGAGGTGCCCGGCGAGCCGGTGGCGGAGACCGACGAGGAACTCGTCGAGCTGATCCAGGTGCTCGGCGCCTACTCCGGCCTGTCCTCCCGCCCGTTCGACACCGCCAACCCGCAGCTCGACCTGCGGCTGCCCGACGGCTCGCGCCTCTCGGCGGTCATGGACGTCACCCGGCGGCCCGCGCTGTCGATCCGCCGCGCCCGCCTCGGCAAGGTGTTCCTCGCCGACCTGGTCGGCAACTACACGGTCACCCCGGAGATCGGCTCCTTCCTGGCAGCCGCCGTCCTGGCCCGCAAGAACATGATGATCGCCGGCGCCACCAACGCCGGCAAGACCACCCTGCTGCGCGCCCTGGCCAACGTCATCCCGCCGCACGAGCGGCTGATCACCGTCGAGCGCGCCCTGGAACTGGGCCTGGACCAGTTCCCCGAACTGCACCCCAACGTCGTCGCCTTCGAGGAGCGGCTGCCCAACTCCGAGGGCCTGGGAGCGATCTCCATGGCCGAGCTGGTGCGCCGCTCGCTCCGTATGAACCCCTCGCGGGTGATCGTCGGCGAGGTGCTCGGCGACGAGATCGTCACCATGCTCAACGCGATGTCGCAGGGCAACGACGGCTCGCTGTCCACCATCCACGCCAACGGCTCCGCGGAGGTGTTCAACCGCATCTCCACCTACGCCCTCCAGGCCCGGGAACGGCTGCCGGTGGAGGCGTCGCAGATGCTGGTGGCGGGCGCCGTCGACTTCGTCATCTTCGTCGAGCGCCGCAACGACTACCAGCGCGGCGGCTCCCTGCGCCGGCACGTCACCTCCATCCGCGAGGTGAACGGCGTGGACGGCCGCGTCCTTTCCAGCGAGATCTTCGCCGACACCGGCGACGGCGTGGCGCTTCCGCACGCGCCCATCGCCTGCCTCGACGAGCTCCTCGCCCACGGCTACCAGCCCACGGGGGTGTGGCGGTAA